The following coding sequences are from one Streptomyces sp. NBC_01485 window:
- a CDS encoding helix-turn-helix domain-containing protein yields the protein MQHGPAVRRRKLGAELRTLRSRAGLTSGEAARLVGWHQSKVSRIETGTSGSKPADVRLLLDAYGVADPHLRELMLALAGAEGSGGRDHWWHAYRGVLPPAYRDFISLESQASAMRTLETTVVPGLLQTPEYARAVTRAAVEGIDEAQLDTLVEVRMARQDVLRGRPPLELCAVLDEAVLRREVGGPEVMARQLGRLVEAARLPQVRLQVLPFAAGAHIGMTGPFVIFSFSRTSDLDVVVLDHLMSSLYLERKEDLQAYTEAFNALRAQALSPGDSSEYIAALAGGA from the coding sequence ATGCAACACGGTCCCGCGGTACGCCGCCGAAAGCTGGGCGCCGAACTGCGCACGCTGCGCTCCCGGGCGGGCCTCACGAGCGGTGAGGCGGCCCGGCTGGTGGGCTGGCACCAGTCCAAGGTGAGCCGTATCGAGACCGGCACCAGTGGATCGAAACCGGCCGATGTGCGGTTACTCCTCGACGCCTACGGAGTGGCCGATCCGCATCTGCGGGAACTGATGCTGGCGCTGGCGGGCGCCGAGGGCAGCGGCGGCCGGGACCACTGGTGGCACGCCTACCGCGGGGTGCTGCCGCCCGCCTACCGGGACTTCATCAGCCTGGAGTCGCAGGCGAGCGCGATGCGCACCCTGGAGACGACCGTGGTCCCGGGCCTGTTGCAGACGCCCGAGTACGCGCGCGCGGTGACCAGGGCGGCCGTGGAGGGCATCGACGAGGCGCAGCTCGACACCCTGGTGGAGGTGCGGATGGCCCGCCAGGACGTGCTGCGCGGCCGGCCGCCGCTGGAGCTGTGCGCGGTGCTGGACGAGGCGGTGCTGCGGCGGGAGGTGGGCGGGCCCGAGGTGATGGCGCGGCAGCTCGGCCGGCTCGTGGAGGCCGCCCGGCTGCCCCAAGTGCGGCTCCAGGTGCTGCCGTTCGCCGCCGGGGCACATATCGGGATGACCGGCCCTTTCGTTATCTTCTCGTTTTCGCGCACTTCTGATCTGGACGTGGTTGTTCTAGACCACTTGATGAGTAGCCTCTATCTCGAACGGAAAGAAGACCTCCAGGCCTACACCGAGGCCTTCAACGCCCTTCGGGCGCAAGCCCTTTCGCCCGGGGACTCATCGGAATACATCGCCGCGCTGGCAGGCGGCGCATAA
- a CDS encoding DUF397 domain-containing protein yields the protein MSAAPRNVPSRTDPDALPPMRWLRSSYSTGANNCVETARPAAGPWAGLLAVRDSKDPAGPALLFSPESWTGFTTAFH from the coding sequence ATGTCCGCAGCACCGCGGAACGTACCTTCCCGTACCGATCCCGACGCTCTCCCGCCGATGCGGTGGCTGCGCAGCAGCTACAGCACGGGAGCGAACAACTGCGTCGAGACCGCCCGGCCGGCCGCCGGCCCCTGGGCCGGTCTGCTCGCCGTACGCGACTCCAAGGACCCGGCCGGACCCGCCCTGCTCTTCTCCCCCGAGAGCTGGACGGGCTTCACGACCGCGTTCCACTGA
- a CDS encoding 8-amino-7-oxononanoate synthase, producing MAFGWIDEQAELRRRAGLVRTLRPRPADSPLLDLASNDYLGLARHPEVVAGAAAAARTWGGGATGSRLVTGTTELHAELERELAERCGFEAALVFSSGYAANLAAVTALAPHGSLIVSDAGNHASLIDGCRLARGTTQVVGHADPDAVRKALGTHDGPAVAVSDTVFSVDGDAAPLAALAAACRAYGAGLVVDDAHGLGVLGDGGQGAPYAAGLAGADDVVVTVTLSKSLGSQGGAVLGPARVIDHLVNAARTFIFDTGLAPAAAGAALAALRLLRAEPQRAPRARAVAGELYARLTAAGLEAVRPDAAVVSVRAPSPETAVRWAADCRSAGLAVGCFRPPSVPDGISRLRLTARADLSGAELERAVRVIDETRP from the coding sequence ATGGCGTTCGGCTGGATCGACGAGCAGGCGGAGCTGCGCCGCCGGGCCGGACTCGTACGGACGCTGCGGCCCCGCCCGGCCGACTCGCCGCTCCTCGACCTCGCGAGCAACGACTACCTGGGCCTGGCCCGGCATCCCGAGGTCGTGGCGGGCGCCGCGGCGGCGGCCCGGACCTGGGGCGGGGGCGCGACCGGCTCCCGGCTCGTCACCGGCACCACCGAGCTGCACGCCGAACTGGAGCGGGAACTCGCGGAGCGCTGCGGGTTCGAGGCGGCCCTCGTCTTCTCCTCCGGGTACGCGGCCAACCTCGCCGCGGTCACCGCGCTCGCCCCGCACGGCTCGCTGATCGTCTCCGACGCGGGCAACCACGCCTCGCTCATCGACGGCTGCCGGCTGGCCCGCGGCACCACCCAGGTCGTCGGGCACGCCGACCCGGACGCCGTGCGCAAGGCGCTCGGCACGCACGACGGCCCGGCCGTGGCCGTCTCCGACACGGTCTTCTCGGTCGACGGCGACGCCGCCCCGCTGGCCGCCCTCGCGGCCGCCTGCCGGGCGTACGGCGCCGGACTGGTCGTCGACGACGCCCACGGGCTCGGCGTGCTCGGGGACGGCGGACAGGGCGCGCCGTACGCGGCGGGTCTCGCGGGCGCCGACGACGTCGTCGTCACGGTCACGCTGTCGAAGTCGCTCGGCAGCCAGGGCGGCGCCGTGCTGGGCCCCGCGCGCGTGATCGACCACCTGGTCAACGCGGCGCGGACGTTCATCTTCGACACCGGTCTGGCCCCGGCGGCGGCGGGCGCGGCGCTGGCCGCCCTCAGGCTGCTGCGCGCGGAGCCGCAGCGCGCGCCGCGCGCGCGTGCGGTGGCGGGCGAGCTGTACGCACGGCTGACGGCCGCGGGTCTGGAAGCGGTGCGTCCGGACGCCGCGGTCGTCTCCGTGCGGGCGCCGTCCCCGGAGACGGCCGTGCGGTGGGCGGCGGACTGCCGGTCGGCAGGCCTGGCCGTGGGCTGCTTCCGTCCTCCCTCCGTGCCCGACGGCATCTCACGCCTCAGGCTGACCGCCCGCGCGGACCTCTCCGGGGCCGAGCTGGAACGCGCTGTACGGGTGATCGACGAGACCCGACCATGA
- the bioB gene encoding biotin synthase BioB: MDLLNTLVDKGLRRELPTREEALAVLATSDDDVLDVVAAAGKVRRHWFGRRVKLNYLVNLKSGLCPEDCSYCSQRLGSTAGILKYTWLKPDEASQAAAAGLAGGAKRVCLVASGRGPTDRDVDRVAGTIKAIKEQNEGVEVCACLGLLSDGQAERLREAGADAYNHNLNTSESTYGEITTTHTYADRVDTVQKAHAAGLSACSGLIAGMGETDEDLVDVVFSLRALDPDSVPVNFLIPVEGTPLAKEWNLTPQRCLRILAMVRFVCPDVEVRIAGGREVHLRSMQPLALNLANSIFLGDYLTTEGQAGKADLEMIADAGFEVEGAGEITLPQHRVTAGGGCGSHGAGGCGSQEAGGEAGGCGSHEGGGCGSHEGGGCGSHEGGGVCGSAPTAAPAGAPTAVPTAVPAVNEARTDLVAVRRRGAGTDLAPNA, encoded by the coding sequence ATGGACCTGCTGAACACGCTGGTGGACAAGGGGCTTCGGCGCGAGCTGCCGACCCGCGAGGAAGCTCTGGCCGTCCTGGCCACCTCCGACGACGACGTGCTGGACGTGGTGGCCGCGGCCGGGAAGGTGCGCCGGCACTGGTTCGGGCGACGGGTGAAACTCAACTACCTCGTCAACCTCAAGTCGGGGCTGTGCCCCGAGGACTGCTCCTACTGCTCCCAGCGGCTCGGCTCCACCGCCGGGATCCTCAAGTACACCTGGCTCAAGCCCGACGAGGCCTCCCAGGCCGCCGCGGCGGGGCTCGCGGGCGGGGCCAAGCGGGTGTGCCTGGTGGCGTCCGGGCGCGGTCCGACGGACCGGGACGTGGACCGGGTCGCGGGCACCATCAAGGCGATCAAGGAGCAGAACGAGGGCGTCGAGGTCTGCGCCTGTCTGGGCCTGCTCTCCGACGGCCAGGCCGAGCGGCTGCGCGAGGCGGGCGCGGACGCCTACAACCACAACCTGAACACGTCCGAGTCGACGTACGGGGAGATCACGACCACGCACACGTACGCCGACCGGGTGGACACGGTGCAGAAGGCGCACGCGGCGGGTCTGTCGGCGTGCTCGGGTCTGATCGCCGGCATGGGCGAGACGGACGAGGACCTCGTCGACGTGGTCTTCTCGCTGCGCGCGCTGGACCCCGACTCGGTTCCGGTCAACTTCCTCATCCCGGTCGAGGGCACCCCGCTGGCCAAGGAGTGGAACCTCACCCCGCAGCGCTGTCTGCGGATCCTGGCGATGGTCCGGTTCGTCTGCCCGGACGTCGAGGTGCGCATCGCGGGCGGCCGTGAGGTCCATCTGCGCAGCATGCAGCCGCTCGCCCTGAACCTGGCCAACTCGATCTTCCTCGGCGACTACCTCACGACCGAGGGCCAGGCGGGCAAGGCCGACCTGGAGATGATCGCGGACGCCGGGTTCGAGGTGGAGGGCGCGGGCGAGATCACGCTGCCGCAGCACCGGGTGACGGCGGGCGGGGGCTGCGGGTCCCACGGGGCCGGCGGGTGCGGGTCCCAGGAGGCGGGGGGCGAGGCCGGGGGCTGCGGCTCGCACGAGGGCGGCGGGTGCGGCTCGCACGAGGGCGGCGGGTGCGGCTCGCACGAGGGCGGCGGTGTGTGCGGTTCCGCGCCGACGGCGGCGCCGGCCGGCGCGCCGACGGCCGTGCCCACGGCCGTTCCGGCGGTCAACGAGGCCCGGACCGACCTGGTCGCCGTGCGCCGCCGTGGCGCCGGTACCGATCTCGCGCCCAATGCCTGA
- a CDS encoding adenosylmethionine--8-amino-7-oxononanoate transaminase: protein MPEPGLPVPELLELDRRHVWHPYGPMPGRADPLVVESASGVRLRLADGSGELVDGMASWWSAIHGYNHPVLNEAAREQLGRMSHVMFGGLTHEPAVRLAKLLVDMSPDGLEHVFLADSGSVSVEVAVKMCLQYWRSLGRPAKQRLLTWRGGYHGDTWQPMSVCDPEGGMHDLWTGVLPRQVFVDAPPAEYEEAYADELRAAIERHADELAAVIVEPVVQGAGGMRFHSPAYLRVLREACDAHDVLLVFDEIATGFGRTGALFAAEHAAVTPDVMCVGKALTGGYLTMAAALCTSRVADGISRGEVPVLAHGPTFMGNPLAAAVACASIELLLGQDWLAEVKRIEAGLRDGLAAAAEIPGVKDVRVLGAIGVVQLDHAVDMRAATEAAVREGVWLRPFRDLVYTMPPYVTGDLDVARIARAVCAAAREG, encoded by the coding sequence ATGCCTGAACCGGGGCTGCCGGTTCCCGAGCTGCTGGAGCTCGACCGGCGGCATGTGTGGCATCCGTACGGGCCGATGCCCGGCCGGGCGGACCCGCTCGTCGTGGAGTCGGCGAGCGGGGTGCGGCTGCGGCTCGCGGACGGCTCGGGCGAGCTGGTCGACGGGATGGCGTCCTGGTGGTCGGCGATCCACGGCTACAACCACCCGGTGCTGAACGAGGCCGCGCGGGAGCAGTTGGGCCGGATGAGCCACGTCATGTTCGGCGGGCTCACGCACGAGCCCGCCGTACGCCTGGCGAAGCTCCTTGTCGACATGTCGCCCGACGGCCTGGAGCACGTCTTCCTCGCCGACTCGGGTTCGGTGTCGGTCGAGGTCGCGGTGAAGATGTGCCTGCAGTACTGGCGTTCGCTGGGCCGGCCGGCCAAGCAGCGGCTGCTGACCTGGCGCGGGGGCTACCACGGGGACACCTGGCAGCCTATGTCCGTGTGCGACCCCGAGGGCGGGATGCACGACCTGTGGACCGGGGTGCTGCCCCGGCAGGTCTTCGTCGACGCGCCGCCGGCCGAGTACGAGGAGGCGTACGCCGACGAACTGCGCGCGGCGATCGAGCGGCACGCGGACGAACTGGCCGCGGTGATCGTGGAGCCGGTGGTGCAGGGCGCGGGCGGGATGCGGTTCCACTCCCCCGCGTATCTGCGGGTGCTGCGCGAGGCGTGCGACGCGCACGACGTGCTGCTGGTGTTCGACGAGATCGCGACCGGGTTCGGGCGTACGGGCGCGCTGTTCGCGGCGGAGCACGCGGCGGTGACGCCGGACGTGATGTGCGTCGGCAAGGCGCTGACCGGCGGCTATCTCACGATGGCGGCGGCCCTGTGCACCTCCCGGGTGGCCGACGGGATCTCGCGCGGCGAGGTGCCGGTGCTGGCACACGGCCCGACGTTCATGGGCAACCCGCTCGCCGCCGCCGTCGCCTGCGCCTCGATCGAGCTGCTGCTCGGGCAGGACTGGCTCGCGGAGGTCAAGCGGATCGAGGCGGGTCTGCGGGACGGGCTGGCCGCCGCTGCCGAGATCCCGGGCGTCAAGGACGTCCGTGTCCTGGGCGCCATCGGAGTCGTGCAGCTCGACCACGCCGTCGACATGAGGGCGGCCACCGAGGCGGCCGTGCGGGAGGGCGTCTGGCTGCGGCCGTTCCGCGATCTGGTGTACACGATGCCGCCGTACGTCACCGGTGACCTGGACGTGGCACGGATCGCGCGCGCGGTGTGCGCGGCGGCCCGGGAGGGATGA
- the bioD gene encoding dethiobiotin synthase — MPILVITGTGTEVGKTVTTAAVAASALAAGRSVAVLKPAQTGVRPGEPGDADEVARLAGPLTTAELARYPEPLAPATAARRAGLAPVRPYEVVEAARKLATDHDLVLVEGAGGLLVRFDEAGGTLADAAQSLRAPVLVVASAGLGTLNTTELTTRELRSRNVELLGVVIGSWPDSPDLASRCNVVDLPTVSGAPLLGALPSGAGTLAPADFRTAAPSWLAPRLDGTWEAEAFRERAGSGG; from the coding sequence ATGCCGATCCTGGTGATCACGGGGACGGGCACGGAGGTCGGCAAGACCGTCACGACGGCCGCGGTCGCGGCGTCGGCGCTGGCGGCGGGCCGCTCGGTGGCCGTGCTGAAGCCCGCGCAGACCGGCGTACGGCCCGGCGAGCCCGGCGACGCCGACGAGGTGGCGCGGCTCGCGGGCCCGCTGACCACGGCCGAACTCGCCCGCTACCCGGAGCCGTTGGCCCCGGCTACGGCGGCGCGCAGGGCGGGCCTCGCACCGGTTCGGCCGTACGAGGTGGTCGAGGCGGCCCGGAAACTGGCGACGGACCACGACCTGGTGCTCGTCGAGGGCGCGGGCGGTCTGCTCGTACGGTTCGACGAGGCGGGCGGGACGCTGGCCGACGCGGCGCAGTCGCTGCGGGCGCCGGTGCTGGTCGTGGCGTCGGCGGGACTCGGCACCCTGAACACGACGGAACTGACGACCCGTGAACTCCGTTCCCGGAACGTCGAGTTGCTCGGTGTCGTCATCGGAAGCTGGCCCGACTCCCCCGACCTGGCGTCCCGTTGCAACGTGGTGGACCTGCCGACGGTGTCCGGGGCACCCCTGCTGGGGGCCCTGCCCTCGGGCGCGGGCACGCTCGCACCCGCCGACTTCCGTACGGCGGCCCCCAGTTGGCTGGCTCCGCGGCTGGACGGGACGTGGGAGGCGGAGGCGTTCCGGGAGCGGGCCGGGTCGGGCGGCTAA
- a CDS encoding helix-turn-helix transcriptional regulator, producing MRVLRLVYGDPRAAAELAARLTGRQAAGLDPLPTEPADLAPALLRGCRREIRALPEDTRLLLLLAAADQYPVATHAFLRAVAAARLDTRPLDAAEAAGLAYATAGGVGFRDAWTRIAAYETAAPADRRDVHRLLARVLHGPAETPRRSWHRGAGALGPSGRLAAELTAAATQARAAGDPALSGALAERAAALCTDPREQSRLLAHAATDAWHSGDGDRSRTLAARTNTDALTGILALRTGNATEAFDALLAGAARGPGQGATPGTRAQAQDGGVDSLAVLVPAMAPDPDADRDPDGTGGAVPFVSTDDPSTHLLARAAEAAVYTGDLPLCREVVWVARRSGVDPPGVSGGIVAAVEGRYEDARDLLEATAGRCGPGGDPTLLVHAGIAALLLGDHHRAATATVRAAAAARARGHVAAVSQAMEFHAYTDFWTGRPRAAEAAALDAQRQAYATGQDNGACHLQAALAMFAALTGDDDLCRERAAAARSYALAHGLGLPAALAQWALAFLDLGHGRYAAAATRLRALAASGPGHGHRAIRHLATPHYVEAAARTGDTRIARAAHADYERWARAVRSPDELALSARCRGLLTPGADALDHYRTALDLHAEGTRAFERARTELLFGSALRRLRLRAEARDRLHSALEAFDSFGAPHCAEAARAELRALGAPATPAHAGRRPTTELTAQQLLVARMAADGATNREIAARLALSPRTIDHHLRGVFTRLDIRSRIELVRLLADAEDG from the coding sequence GTGCGCGTGCTGCGTCTCGTATACGGCGACCCGCGCGCCGCCGCCGAACTCGCGGCACGGCTGACCGGACGGCAGGCGGCCGGCCTCGACCCGCTGCCGACCGAACCCGCCGACCTCGCCCCCGCCCTGCTGCGCGGCTGCCGTAGGGAGATCCGCGCCCTGCCGGAGGACACCCGGCTGCTGCTCCTGCTGGCTGCCGCCGACCAGTACCCGGTGGCCACCCACGCGTTCCTGCGCGCGGTGGCCGCCGCCCGTCTCGACACCCGGCCCCTGGACGCGGCCGAGGCGGCCGGCCTCGCCTACGCCACGGCCGGCGGGGTCGGCTTCCGCGACGCCTGGACCCGGATCGCCGCGTACGAGACGGCCGCCCCGGCCGACCGGCGCGACGTCCACCGACTCCTCGCCCGCGTCCTGCACGGCCCGGCGGAGACGCCCCGGCGGTCCTGGCACCGGGGCGCGGGCGCGCTCGGCCCCAGCGGGCGGCTCGCCGCGGAACTGACGGCGGCGGCCACTCAGGCCCGCGCCGCCGGTGACCCGGCCCTCTCGGGCGCCCTCGCCGAACGCGCCGCCGCGCTCTGCACCGACCCGCGCGAACAGTCCCGGCTCCTCGCCCACGCGGCGACCGACGCCTGGCACTCAGGCGACGGCGACCGTTCCCGCACCCTCGCCGCCCGCACGAACACCGACGCCCTCACCGGCATCCTCGCCCTGCGCACGGGCAACGCGACGGAGGCCTTCGACGCCTTGCTGGCAGGCGCGGCGCGGGGTCCCGGACAGGGGGCCACGCCTGGCACGCGGGCACAGGCGCAGGACGGCGGTGTCGACAGCCTGGCCGTTCTCGTCCCGGCCATGGCCCCCGACCCCGACGCCGACCGCGACCCCGACGGGACGGGCGGCGCCGTGCCCTTCGTCTCGACGGACGACCCCTCCACCCATCTCCTGGCCCGCGCCGCCGAAGCCGCCGTCTACACCGGTGACCTGCCGCTGTGTCGTGAAGTGGTGTGGGTCGCACGGCGGTCGGGGGTCGATCCGCCGGGGGTGTCGGGTGGGATCGTCGCCGCTGTCGAGGGGCGGTACGAGGACGCGCGCGACCTGCTGGAGGCGACCGCCGGGCGGTGCGGGCCGGGTGGTGACCCCACCCTGCTCGTGCACGCGGGCATCGCCGCCCTGCTGCTCGGCGACCACCACCGCGCCGCGACCGCCACCGTCCGCGCGGCCGCCGCCGCCCGCGCCCGGGGCCACGTCGCCGCCGTGTCCCAGGCCATGGAGTTCCATGCCTACACCGACTTCTGGACCGGCCGCCCGCGCGCCGCCGAGGCCGCCGCGCTGGACGCCCAGCGACAGGCGTACGCCACCGGCCAGGACAACGGCGCCTGCCATCTGCAGGCAGCCCTCGCGATGTTCGCCGCGCTCACCGGCGACGACGACCTGTGCCGGGAGCGGGCCGCGGCCGCCCGCTCGTACGCTCTCGCCCACGGACTGGGCCTGCCCGCCGCCCTCGCGCAGTGGGCCCTCGCCTTCCTCGACCTCGGCCACGGCCGCTACGCCGCCGCCGCGACCCGGCTGCGCGCCCTCGCCGCCTCCGGCCCCGGCCACGGCCACCGGGCCATCCGCCACCTCGCCACCCCGCACTACGTCGAGGCGGCCGCCCGCACCGGCGACACCCGGATCGCCCGCGCCGCGCACGCCGACTACGAGCGCTGGGCCCGCGCCGTGCGCAGCCCCGACGAGCTCGCCCTCAGCGCCCGCTGCCGGGGCCTGCTCACCCCGGGGGCCGACGCCCTCGACCACTACCGCACGGCCCTCGACCTGCACGCCGAAGGCACCCGCGCCTTCGAACGCGCCCGCACGGAGCTGCTGTTCGGCAGCGCCCTGCGCAGACTGCGCCTGCGCGCCGAGGCCCGCGACCGGCTGCACAGCGCCCTGGAGGCGTTCGACTCCTTCGGCGCCCCGCACTGCGCCGAGGCGGCCCGCGCCGAACTCCGCGCGCTCGGCGCCCCCGCCACCCCGGCCCACGCGGGCCGACGCCCGACGACCGAGCTGACCGCCCAGCAACTCCTGGTCGCCCGCATGGCCGCCGACGGCGCCACGAACCGTGAGATCGCCGCCCGCCTCGCCCTCAGCCCCCGCACCATCGACCATCACCTACGAGGCGTCTTCACCCGCCTCGACATCCGCTCCCGGATCGAACTCGTACGCCTGCTCGCGGACGCCGAAGACGGTTAG